A stretch of the Panicum virgatum strain AP13 chromosome 9N, P.virgatum_v5, whole genome shotgun sequence genome encodes the following:
- the LOC120689200 gene encoding protein ROLLING AND ERECT LEAF 2-like, producing the protein MGSRSKSEDDKALVLCQERKRFVREALDGRCAFAAAHFAYIQSLRHTGFALRKFMEPEVPTDSSLFTSTSATPELPTMRQKSLNLSPSLSHHASDSFSPVPSPLSSGRFHVNHMKAGGSAVTTVQEKLLEPVRATLQTSSPVRRQAIHDLDDSSTFEAPPGTPPWDYFGLFQPVESQISFHDEKELVHEFENSDDIRRLCEKEGIPELEEEVEKSPAHSDFITRHLGEEKASDLKDVEKSPMNGGEDDLALSEDDFDNPTSESLVRVFKNRNDTPVGYTATGQSPVQHPTDELTSETIGSETAGPKDGMGVDSQAETPRDGIRVDSQTERPRDSIRVDSHTERPKDNMRVDSQTERLEDGMRVDSQNERPKDDTGVDSQTVRPKDDTRVLDISMYESDETPLASPVKEVSSSTAALPMNGKSKETFRDVRNVVKDLNSCMKEIEVLFIKASDSGKEVPRMLEADKVNFRPLLPEEKAPGSTASGFFAKLFACCREEVPVPQPPPQAEVKYLTWHRSMSSLSSSSRNPLGTTTKDDTDGLTGNIFSGVYMNAGSHASTLDRLYAWERKLYDEVKASSAICRQYDEKCRQLRHQESRGESQMSIDKTRAVVKDLHSRILVAIQRIDMISKNIEDLRDKELQPQLEELIGSLTRMWPTMLECHRHQHEIIKLVCNSGSMKVSIRSESQLQASLLLQVELSTLCSNFQKWISSHRAYLNSLNSWLLKCVKSLQRRRKSSRKKKVEADPITKYAVAPIFKTCESWMDLLDHLPTKDLEDAIKSLAADVNRSIPHQEKRRGSSKLTFSLTHSGRLNGEMGEVQRSDLPTDLQSSLEIFLGKLETFSEVSVQDYTVLKEKIDEAKTNYEEWK; encoded by the exons ATGGGCTCGCGATCAAAGAGCGAAGATGACAAGGCTCTTGTCTTGTGTCAGGAAAGAAAACGGTTTGTCAGAGAAGCTCTTGATGGAAGATGTGCTTTTGCAGCTGCTCATTTCGCTTATATTCAGTCACTTAGGCACACAGGATTTGCCCTGAGAAAATTCATGGAGCCTGAAGTGCCAACGGATTCGTCCCTATTCACATCAACATCTGCTACTCCAGAGCTTCCTACCATGAGGCAGAAATCGTTGAACCTTTCCCCATCCCTTTCACATCATGCTAGTGACTCTTTCTCCCCAGTTCCATCACCTTTATCTTCAGGACGTTTCCATGTCAACCATATGAAAGCTGGGGGGAGCGCAGTGACAACTGTCCAGGAGAAGTTGCTTGAACCTGTAAGAGCCACTCTGCAAACATCATCCCCTGTGCGTAGACAAGCTATCCATGATCTGGATGATAGTTCCACATTTGAAGCTCCGCCCGGTACACCACCATGGGACTACTTTGGCCTGTTTCAACCTGTTGAGAGCCAGATCTCATTTCATGATGAGAAGGAACTTGTTCATGAATTTGAGAATTCCGATGATATCAGGCGTCTTTGTGAGAAGGAAGGAATCCCAGAGCTTGAAGAGGAAGTGGAGAAGTCTCCTGCTCATTCTGATTTTATAACTAGGCACCTAGGAGAGGAGAAAGCTTCAGATCTCAAAGATGTTGAGAAGTCTCCTATGAATGGTGGAGAGGATGATCTTGCATTGTCAGAAGATGATTTTGACAATCCAACATCTGAATCTTTAGTACGTGTGTTCAAGAATCGCAATGACACACCTGTTGGATATACTGCAACAGGTCAGTCACCTGTGCAGCATCCTACTGATGAGTTAACTTCAGAAACGATTGGTTCTGAGACCGCAGGACCAAAAGATGGCATGGGAGTTGATTCTCAGGCTGAAACACCTAGAGATGGCATAAGAGTTGATTCTCAGACTGAAAGACCTAGAGATAGCATAAGAGTTGATTCTCATACTGAAAGACCAAAAGATAACATGAGAGTTGATTCTCAGACTGAAAGGTTGGAAGATGGCATGAGAGTTGATTCTCAAAATGAAAGACCAAAAGATGACACTGGAGTTGATTCTCAGACTGTAAGACCAAAAGATGACACCAGGGTACTGGACATTAGCATGTATGAAAGTGATGAAACTCCTTTGGCAAGCCCTGTGAAAGAAGTTTCATCTTCGACTGCTGCTCTCCCTATGAATGGGAAATCAAAGGAAACTTTTCGTGATGTAAGGAATGTAGTGAAAGATTTAAACTCATGCATGAAGGAGATTGAGGTCTTATTTATCAAGGCATCTGATTCTGGAAAAGAAGTTCCGAGGATGCTTGAAGCAGATAAAGTCAATTTCCGCCCTTTACTTCCAGAAGAAAAAG CACCTGGATCAACTGCATCaggtttttttgcaaaattattTGCTTGTTGCAGAGAGGAAGTCCCTGTTCCTCAAC CTCCTCCTCAGGCTGAAGTGAAGTACCTTACCTGGCATAGATCAATGTcttcactttcttcttcatctaGAAATCCTCTTGGGACAACAACAAAAGATGACACTGATGGTCTCACTGGAAATATCTTTAGTGGCGTATACATGAATGCTGGCAGTCACGCGTCCACACTGGACAGGTTGTATGCATGGGAGAGAAAGCTTTATGATGAAGTTAAG GCGAGTAGTGCAATTTGCAGGCAGTATGATGAGAAATGTAGGCAACTAAGACACCAGGAATCAAGAGGAGAAAGCCAAATGAGTATTGACAAAACCCGTGCTGTTGTAAAGGATTTGCACTCCAGAATTTTAGTTGCCATTCAGAGAATAGACATGATTTCGAAGAACATCGAGGATCTAAGGGACAAAGAGCTTCAACCACAGCTAGAGGAATTGATTGGAAG CTTAACTCGGATGTGGCCAACAATGCTCGAGTGTCACCGGCATCAACATGAGATTATTAAGCTAGTATGCAACAGTGGCAGCATGAAGGTCTCAATTCGGTCAGAATCACAGTTACAAGCCAGTCTGCTCCTCCAGGTTGAGCTAAGCACATTATGTTCAAACTTCCAGAAATGGATATCATCCCACAGAGCATATTTGAATAGCCTAAATTCGTGGCTACTCAAGTGTGTGAAGTCACtacagaggaggaggaagagttcCAGGAAAAAGAAGGTTGAAGCTGATCCAATAACCAAGTATGCTGTTGCGCCCATATTTAAAACTTGTGAGAGCTGGATGGACTTATTGGATCACTTACCAACCAAGGACTTGGAGGATGCCATTAAAAGCCTTGCCGCAGATGTAAACCGCTCTATACCACACCAAGAGAAGCGACGTGGTAGTTCAAAGCTGACTTTCTCATTAACCCATAGTGGAAGGTTAAATGGCGAAATGGGGGAAGTCCAGAGGAGTGACCTGCCTACAGATTTACAATCAAGTTTGGAGATATTCCTAGGGAAGCTTGAAACCTTTTCAGAGGTTTCGGTGCAGGATTATACGGTTCTCAAAgagaaaattgatgaggctAAGACAAATTATGAGGAGTGGAAGTAG